The window GCATCCAGATATAGTTCCTGCACCGCTCCTTCCAAAAATGAAAGTTCAGGTATTTCTTCAGATCTCCGCTGGTTTTCAGCGCCCTTAGCTTCAGCACAGCATCCGCTGATTTCAGTCGCCAACGAGCACCGGTGAGATCCATACGATCCTTAACCAAGTGACGACAAGCTCCCTCTATTACACCGGTGGCGATAGGCAGTCCTTTCAAAAGAGCTTCTTCATATCTCAGTCGTTTCTGATTTTTCTTGATATAATTCGCAGCAGTATCCACAGGGATACGTTTATTTTCATCTAATCCTCTACGTGTAGCCGCACGACGCAATCCGCTCGCCACGCTTTGCGCGTTTCCTTTCAAAATCTCAAGCGTACGGCCCTGAACCCACTTTTCTCGTTTTTCAGCGTTCTCTTTCTCTGGATAAAGAGCATGAACCGCCTTCCGCAGGTACTCGACAACATGAATAAAATCCTGAATAACGGTTACTTTCACATCATGCTTCTCCGCCTGCGCCTCGACCTGCCTGATCAGATCGGTCTGCCCGTCGATAAGAACAACCCATTCCATTTCTTGTTCAGGGTCTCGTCGAAGCGCCTCCCGGAATCCCCGGTCAAGGGCGTTTCCCATATCTTCCGTAATCTCCGCCCAGACCCGCTTGTTTTTAATTTCTGGACGCTCCGGTGCGACTTCCCCGTCAATACTGAGAAGCTGTTCAGGAGTGCGCTGATAAGGGGATGTGTCATACACTGAGACAACGGTCGCCATCCGCTTACGCCCCTTTTTCTCTCCGGGCTGAAGTCGGGCTTTTTTCTTATCCTGATCCTTTTCCGCTTGTTTTTTGGCGGCGGGACGCAGATCCTGATTATGCATTGATACGCCCTTACCGTCCGCCGTAATGACTAAAATACTGCCCTTTACGGACGACAAGTCAAGGGGTTGCTCGTAAAATTCCTTGAAATCACGAACAATATCTGCGGATACTTCCTGAAGTTGACGTTTAGGCAGTATTCCGCCTCCCTGACGTTCCAGAAACTCCAATGTTTCGTCAAAAGAAGCGACTGCCGTCAAATGCGCTATTTCACTTCGTAGGCCGTGTGAATACTTGTCGGGCGGCAAATTCAACTCGGCATCCAGAGGAAAAACGCTGCCGACAAACTGCCCGTAATAACCGATTCGTGACAGCTCGACCTCTCCGAAACGTGATTCAATTTTTCGAGTACAATCTGTTCTGCGACGATTGCGACGAATACCGTCTTCTCCGAAAACAAATTCTTTTTTCTCTTCTTCTGCGGAACGCTGAGACAGATATCCCTGCGCCAGCTGCCGTATAATTTCCTGTCCTTTCTGTTGAATAACTGCTTCCACGTCTCCGAAAGAGGATGTGGAGAATTCTATACCGGATATATGGGACGCCAGTTTATCAAGTGCTTCAAAAGACGGAAGATAATGCTCAATATTGCTTTCCGTAAGGTGACAGGGGCTGTACATATGGAACCTCCAAAACGCCGTGAAAAAAATACCCATAATTTCTTACCGTATCATGAGAAGCAATTCAAGCAAATTGTAAACAATCTGTTATTCGCAATCGAAATTTTATCAATATGTTAACCTTGTATCAAAGGAGCCGCACCCTTTCCTTTTAAAACCATCTGCTCACCTTTTAATCCCCATGCTCCATCTTTAAAAGATCAGGCATCACCTTTTAATTCCCATAACCCTCCTTAAAAAGGTGAGAGCATACCTTTTTAAGGTGCCACATGAACTCTAAAAGCCGAGACGTTACTTTTTAAAGATAACCTCTCACCTTTAAAAAACCACAGCCCGGTTTTAAAAGGGAGCAGCTGACTTTTAAAAGGTGAACGACCGCTTTGTCACTTCATTCAATTGATAAATTTATTCCTCAACTGGTCTTCTCCGGCATCTGCATAAAAAATATACGTAATGCGCTCGTGCGGATAAATCAAGAGAAAAGTCGCTTTATCAATACGATGAGAACGATTCATATTTCAGAAACATCCGAATAGCCTTGCGGCGCAAGAAAAAACGAACGTTCTTCGCTCAAAAAATAACCTTACGGTTTATTGCAAAGGCCCGCGAAAGAGGCTTTTCCATGCGGGAGAACAGGAAGTGTTTTCAGAGAATTCAAAGAAAGAAACGGCGGGGCAGAAATGGAGGCATGGAATATTTTTCTTCCTGCCTCGGTTGCGATTGTACAACACTCTGTTTCTTTGCAGAAAGAAAAAAAAGAGGTATGACACATCAGCATCATACCTCATAAAGAATACTTCCCTGATAATCAGGGTATCAGCGCGAAATTATTTCTTCGGCGCCCGCGCCATAGCAATGGTTCCGGTCCGAACGACCTCTTTGATACCAATGGGACGGAGGAGATCAATAACCGCCTTAATCTTGGACTCCGACCCGGTAATCTCTACAGCATAGGAGGTTGGGCTGACATCTACAACCTTACCACGGAAGATATCAATCACTCGAAGGACCTCAGCGCGGGTATGCGCCTCAGCCTTCACCCGGATGAGCACCATTTCGCGCTCAACATATTCGCCTTCGCTGATGTCGGACACCTTGATAACGTCAATCAATTTATGGAGTTGCTTGGTTATCTGCTCAACAATGGCATCGTTTCCCCGGGTTACCAGGGTCAGACAGGAGACCTTCGGATCAAAGGTTTCTGCCACACAAAGGCTCTCAATATTAAAACCCCGGCCACTGAAAAGGCCTGTAACTCGGGAAAGTGCGCCGGGTTTATTCTGGAGTAAAACGGAAAGAGTATGTTTCATTGGTTTAGTCCTGTTCAAAAAATTCCGGAATCTGTAGACCCCTGAAAAAAGCAGTGGGTTGACATCAGACGAGCAGCATTTCCGTCGTGGCACCGCCAGCCGGGACCATAGGGAAAACACACTCTTCACGTTTAATGGCAAAGTCCATGATGACGACTTTGTCCTTAATGGCCAGGGCCTCTTTGATGACCGGCTCAACCTCACTCTTGGTCTTAGCACGCAGGCCAACTGCTCCATAGGCCTTTGCCAACTCAACAAAGTCCGGGGTAACCTCCATCGGTGTTCCGGCATAACGCTTATCATAGAACAATTCCTGCCACTGACGGACCATGCCCAGATAGTTATTATTCAGGATGGCAACCTTAACAGGGGTATTGTACTGTTTGGCTGTGGCCAGTTCCTGGATGTTCATCTGAATGGAACCGTCACCGGCAATGTCAATAACCGTGGCATCGGGAAAGGCCATCTGAGCGCCAATAGCTGCTGGCAGCCCAAAACCCATTGTGCCGAGACCACCGGAGCTGAGCAGGTGGCGGGGCTTATTAAACTTATAGAACTGGGCCGACCACATCTGATTCTGCCCTACCTCGGTTGAGATGATCGCATCTCCGTTGGTCAGTCGATTAATGGTCTCAATGACGTACTGCGGTTTAATAACCTCGCCTTCATCAATATAGGCAAGAGGATGCTTCTCGTTCCACTCATTGATCTGATTCCGCCACGGCTGGTATTTCTCCGCTAGGGCAGGCAGATCGCATTCCTGCTGATTCTTAAACCAGGCATTCATTGCGGTGAGCGCATGCTTACAATCCGCAACAATGGGAATGTCAACCACGACGTTCTTTGAAATAGAGGTCGGGTCAATATCAATATGAATAACCTTGGCATCCGGGGCAAATTTATCCAGACGACCGGTAATACGATCATCAAAACGAGCACCCACAGCGATCAGCAGATCACTTTTTGC is drawn from Candidatus Electrothrix aestuarii and contains these coding sequences:
- a CDS encoding ISKra4 family transposase, with the protein product MYSPCHLTESNIEHYLPSFEALDKLASHISGIEFSTSSFGDVEAVIQQKGQEIIRQLAQGYLSQRSAEEEKKEFVFGEDGIRRNRRRTDCTRKIESRFGEVELSRIGYYGQFVGSVFPLDAELNLPPDKYSHGLRSEIAHLTAVASFDETLEFLERQGGGILPKRQLQEVSADIVRDFKEFYEQPLDLSSVKGSILVITADGKGVSMHNQDLRPAAKKQAEKDQDKKKARLQPGEKKGRKRMATVVSVYDTSPYQRTPEQLLSIDGEVAPERPEIKNKRVWAEITEDMGNALDRGFREALRRDPEQEMEWVVLIDGQTDLIRQVEAQAEKHDVKVTVIQDFIHVVEYLRKAVHALYPEKENAEKREKWVQGRTLEILKGNAQSVASGLRRAATRRGLDENKRIPVDTAANYIKKNQKRLRYEEALLKGLPIATGVIEGACRHLVKDRMDLTGARWRLKSADAVLKLRALKTSGDLKKYLNFHFWKERCRNYIWMPNGDAVPAMI
- the ilvN gene encoding acetolactate synthase small subunit, with the translated sequence MKHTLSVLLQNKPGALSRVTGLFSGRGFNIESLCVAETFDPKVSCLTLVTRGNDAIVEQITKQLHKLIDVIKVSDISEGEYVEREMVLIRVKAEAHTRAEVLRVIDIFRGKVVDVSPTSYAVEITGSESKIKAVIDLLRPIGIKEVVRTGTIAMARAPKK
- the ilvB gene encoding biosynthetic-type acetolactate synthase large subunit; the encoded protein is MSKITGAQAFVKCLQEEGVDTIFGFPGGVIIDLYDELANSSIKNLLVRHEQGAVHAADGYARASGKTGVALLTSGPGATNGVTGIATAYMDSIPVVVFTGQVPRALIGNDAFQEVDIVGITRPCTKHNYLVSNPEDLVPTIREAFYLASSGRPGPVLVDLPKDIIGSLVDFPEKEEIRMRTYQPHVEAHPGQIAKACQAITEAERPVLYVGGGVILSNSSDELTELAESTQIPVTMTLMGLGAFPGTNPLSFGMLGMHGSYASNMMVAKSDLLIAVGARFDDRITGRLDKFAPDAKVIHIDIDPTSISKNVVVDIPIVADCKHALTAMNAWFKNQQECDLPALAEKYQPWRNQINEWNEKHPLAYIDEGEVIKPQYVIETINRLTNGDAIISTEVGQNQMWSAQFYKFNKPRHLLSSGGLGTMGFGLPAAIGAQMAFPDATVIDIAGDGSIQMNIQELATAKQYNTPVKVAILNNNYLGMVRQWQELFYDKRYAGTPMEVTPDFVELAKAYGAVGLRAKTKSEVEPVIKEALAIKDKVVIMDFAIKREECVFPMVPAGGATTEMLLV